The proteins below come from a single Papaver somniferum cultivar HN1 chromosome 11, ASM357369v1, whole genome shotgun sequence genomic window:
- the LOC113322526 gene encoding beclin-1-like protein, which yields MKDDISSDKGISFPVDPNLPRWQCQNCRHALCIVGVDSYVNESASRAGMQGSSVHGGAGSVVASTKMDHSFVVLSKQKNSSQGGVPPRPRGGPGDNRASGKAMEDSFVVLPPAAASMYNSESGSDGGAHLPSSGGIPGNHLHPNNSGFHSSITVLKRAFDIATTQTRVEQPLCLECMRVLSDKLDKEVDDVNKDIKAYEACLQRLEGETRDVMSEADFFREKLKIEEEERRLEAAIEETQKQCIEVDAELKDLEVKSNRFKDLEERYWHEFNNFQFQLTRHQEERDSILAKIEVSQAHLESLKRTNVLNDAFPISHEGEFGTINNFRLGRLPKIPVEWDELNAAWGQACLLLHTMAQYFRPKFPYRTKILPMGSYPRIMDSNNNTYELFGPVNLFWSTRYDKAMTLFLTCLKEFAEFANSKDQENSIPPEKCFKLPYKIENDKVETHSITQSFNKQENWTKALKYTLCNLKWALFWFVGNTNFQPLSSMVSSPSEVPAVGSLYAKRITGTKSESR from the exons ATGAAAGATGATATCTCATCAGACAAAGGAATAAGTTTCCCTGTCGATCCAAATCTTCCTAGATGGCAGTGTCAAAACTGTCGTCACGCACTTTGTATTGTCGGTGTTGATTCTTACGTAAATGAATCCGCTTCTCGTGCTG GAATGCAGGGCTCTTCTGTTCATGGAGGAGCAGGCAGCGTTGTGGCTTCAACTAAAATGGATCATTCCTTTGTTGTTTTATCGAAGCAAAAAAACTCATCACAAGGTGGTGTTCCTCCCCGGCCTCGTGGTGGACCAGGTGATAACCGTGCGAGTGGGAAAGCAATGGAAGATTCCTTTGTTGTGTTGCCACCAGCTGCTGCGTCCATGTATAATAGTGAATCTGGTTCAGATGGAGGAGCTCATTTACCATCATCTGGAGGAATTCCTGGTAACCATTTGCATCCAAACAATTCTGGGTTTCACTCGAGTATAACTGTTTTGAAACGTGCATTTGATATTGCCACCACTCAGACTCGG GTTGAACAACCTTTATGTTTGGAATGTATGCGGGTATTGTCTGATAAACTTGATAAAGAGGTTGACGATGTGAACAAGGACATTAAAGCGTATGAAGCTTGTCTTCAGCGTCTTGAAGGAGAGACACGTGATGTTATGAGCGAGGCTGATTTTTTTCGCGAAAAGTTAAAG ATTGAGGAAGAAGAACGAAGACTTGAAGCAGCAATTGAGGAAACTCAGAAACAGTGCATAGAAGTTGATGCTGAATTGAAGGATTTGGAAGTAAAATCTAACCGCTTTAAAGACCTAGAGGAACG GTACTGGCACGAGTTCAACAATTTCCAGTTTCAGTTAACTAGACATCAG GAAGAAAGAGACTCGATATTGGCAAAGATTGAAGTTTCACAAGCACATTTAGAATCTTTGAAGCGAACCAATGTTCTCAATGATGCCTTTCCAATATCGCATGAGGGAGAATTTGGAACCATAAACAATTTTCGACTTGGCCGTCTTCCGAAGATCCCG GTTGAGTGGGATGAGCTAAATGCTGCCTGGGGACAGGCATGTCTTCTCCTTCACACAATGGCTCAATACTTCAGGCCAAAGTTTCC GTATCGAACCAAAATTCTTCCTATGGGAAGCTACCCTCGGATTATGGATAGCAACAACAACACATATGAGCT ATTTGGTCCTGTGAACTTATTTTGGAGCACTCGCTATGACAAGGCAATGACTCTGTTCTTAACATGCCTTAAGGAGTTTGCTGAGTTCGCAAATTCTAAGGATCAAGAAAACAGCATTCCACCAGAAAAGTGCTTCAAGCTGCCTTACAA GATTgagaatgataaagtggaaaccCACTCTATCACGCAGAGCTTTAATAAGCAGGAGAACTGGACCAAGGCTCTTAAATACACACTCTGCAACCTGAAATGGGCTTTATTCTGGTTCGTTGGGAAcacaaattttcaacctctttcTTCAATGGTATCTTCTCCCTCTGAAGTTCCAGCAGTTGGCTCTTTGTATGCGAAAAGGATAACTGGTACCAAGTCTGAATCTCGATAG
- the LOC113324979 gene encoding calcium-dependent protein kinase 32-like — MDLENGDNEQFLEGDDDSETPREICDGKYLVGCEIGRRGFGIVYRFVDKETKQAYACKCILLEDDEIGDNDDGDDGVDDDDQEVYVMRNIHHPNIVGLKDVHVDKESIQIVMELCEAGNLYDRMAARGPFTEPYRGKYFQDCCTICFEPGEKFDEVVGDIHYLAPEIINKNYGPEADIWSAGVILYTMLSGYNPWSAHTYEDTGRLILKGELNLSTYPWPKISKSAKKLIRKVLVHDPSKRLTAPQIHVHPWLRTNADN, encoded by the exons ATGGATCTGGAAAACGGCGACAACGAGCAGTTTTTGGAAGGTGATGATGATAGCGAGACACCAAGAGAAATTTGTGACGGAAAATACTTGGTGGGTTGTGAAATTGGCAGACGAGGATTTGGGATCGTCTACCGTTTTGTAGATAAAGAAACTAAACAAGCTTATGCCTGTAAATGTATCCTGCTGGAAGACGACGAAATTGGTGACAATGATGATGGCGATGATGGTGTAGACGATGATGATCAAGAGGTATATGTTATGaggaacattcatcatccaaaTATTGTTGGACTAAAAGATGTTCATGTAGACAAAGAATCAATTCAGATAGTAATGGAGCTATGTGAAGCCGGCAATCTTTACGATCGGATGGCAGCACGAGGCCCTTTTACGGAACCGTATCGCGGCAAATATTTTCAAGACTGTTGTACAA TTTGTTTCGAACCCGGGGAGAAGTTTGATGAGGTAGTCGGAGACATTCACTATCTTGCACCTGAGATTATCAATAAAAATTATGGACCAGAGGCTGATATATGGAGTGCAGGAGTGATTCTGTATACCATGTTAAGTGGGTACAATCCATGGTCTGCACATACTTATGAAGATACTGGGAGGCTAATTCTTAAAGGGGAGTTAAATTTGAGCACATATCCATGGCCAAAGATTTCTAAGAGCGCGAAAAAACTTATCAGGAAAGTGCTAGTGCATGACCCAAGTAAGCGTTTAACTGCTCCACAAATTCATGTTCATCCATGGTTACGAACAAATGCAGACAATTGA
- the LOC113322858 gene encoding CTD small phosphatase-like protein, translating into MAELAQQTSTSTDVYTTGTPSSGGSNKNNTIWRGLLNWLSFFFQVFIQLLKGTPSFTTKFLSFTHFRHRFLLSSSPSLDSSPSFSPLPVVDEVELDHLESPPSHLNTPTTNNNNKDDEGIEKLTVVLDLDETLVSAYETSSLPASIINQAKEAGLMCFELECVSVEKDYDGKPKVNHVTVFERPNLKEFLKQISAFADLILFTAGLEGYAKPLVDIIDTGNLFKLRLYRPSTCSTEYREHVKDLSCLSKDLSRTVIVDNNPFSFLLQPLNGIPCVPFVAGQPRDDQLLEVLLPLLKHLSLQKDVRPVLYERFHMPEWFEKHGIPACNWTYNSVS; encoded by the exons ATGGCAGAGTTGGCGCAGCAAACCAGTACTAGTACAGATGTGTACACAACTGGAACACCTAGCAGTGGTGGTAGTAATAAAAACAACACAATATGGAGAGGTTTGTTAAATTGGTTGAGTTTTTTCTTCCAAGTATTCATTCAATTGCTCAAAGGGACACCATCTTTTACAACTAAGTTTCTCTCGTTTACTCATTTCCGCCAtagatttcttctttcttcttctccttctttggattcttctccttctttctctcctttgcctgttgttgatgaagttgaacTCGACCATCTTGAGTCACCACCTTCTCATCTCAATACCCCCACCACCAATAACAATAACAAAGATGATGAGGGCATTGAAAAGCTCACG GTAGTTCTTGATTTAGATGAGACGTTGGTGTCTGCGTATGAGACATCGAGTTTGCCTGCTTCGATTATTAACCAAGCGAAAGAAGCTGGATTGATGTGTTTTGAACTGGAATGTGTATCTGTGGAAAAG GATTATGATGGAAAACCGAAGGTGAATCATGTGACGGTGTTTGAGCGTCCGAATCTGAAAGAATTCTTGAAGCAGATAAGTGCATTTGCAGATCTTATACTCTTCACTGCTGGACTTGAAG GGTATGCGAAACCGCTtgttgatataattgacaccGGAAATCTATTTAAGCTTCGACTTTACCGGCCTTCGACATGTAGCAC GGAGTATAGGGAGCACGTTAAAGATCTATCTTGCCTTTCAAAAGACCTCAGTCGAACAGTTATTGTAGATAACAACCCTTTCAGTTTCTTGTTACAACCACTCAACGGAATTCCATGTGTTCCGTTTGTTGCAGGACAGCCTAGGGATGATCAG CTTTTGGAGGTACTTCTTCCTCTTTTAAAGCACCTCTCTCTGCAAAAGGATGTACGACCCGTACTGTATGAAAGATTTCACATGCCTGAATGGTTCGAAAAACATGGAATCCCAGCATGCAATTGGACATACAATTCTGTTTCTTAA